The DNA region TTATTTTGGTAATGTAATTAATCCCTGGAAGGCTGAAAGTGATGATGTAGATTTGACTCCTGGTGGATCTTCAGGTGGATCTTCAGCTGCCGTTGCAGCATTTATGGCAATGGCAGCATTAGGTAGTGATACTGGAGGATCTGTTAGGCAACCAGCATCTTATACTGGAACTGTTGGTATAAAGCCAAGTTATGGACGATGCTCAAGATGGGGTATGATTGCATTTTCATGCTCGCTGGATCAACCTGGAGTAATTACTCGTACAGTTGAAGATGCAGCAATTATGCTAGAAATCATGATGGGATATGATGAGAAGGACTCGACAAGCTTAAATGCAGAAGTTCCTAACCTAAGATCAGCTGTTAATCAACCTATTAAAGGTATGAAAATAGGTATACCTTATGATTTAATGGAAAATAGGAGCTTAAGTAGTGAAATTATAACAATGTGGCAAAACACTATAAATTTGTTAAAAGATCATGGTGTAGAAATTGTATCTATTGGCTTGCCATATATTAATTATGCATTACCAGTATATTATGTGCTTTCTTCTGCTGAAGCTTCATCAAATTTAGCAAGATATGATGGAGTAAGATATGGGTTAAGGGTAGAGGGAAAAGATTCAAATATTAATGAAATTTATGAACTTTCCAGATCAGAAGGATTTGGAGCTGAAGTTAAAAGAAGAATTATGATGGGTACATATGCACTTGCATCAACAAATATCAATTCGTATTATATTAAAGCTCAACAAGTAAGACGATTAATAGTGAATGACTTCACAAATAGTTTTAATAAAGTAGATTGTATATTAATTCCATCTGCGCCTACTGCAGCTTTTCCACTTAACTCTAATCAAGATGATCCAGTTACTATGTATTTAAATGATATATTGACAATACCAGCAAGTTTAGCTGGGTTGCCATGCATTTCAATACCAGCTGGGTTTTCAGCTAACAAGTTGCCATTAGGTATGCAAGTTATTGGTTCTCGCTTAGATGAGTATAATATTATTAAAATATCATCAGCTATTGAAAAAGCACTCAATCTCAAATTTATTCCAAAAGGTTTTTAAATATGACATTTATAGAAGGCAAAACTGAAAAATGGGAATATGTTATAGGACTTGAAATTCATGCTCAAATAAAATCCAATGCTAAGTTATTTTCTAGTGCTTCAACTGAATTTGGAAGTTCTCCAAACTCACAGGTCGAATTGTTAGATGCAGCTATGCCAGGATCTTTACCAGTATTAAATGAATTTTGTGTGCATCAAGCTATAAAAACTGCTCTAGGAATTAATGCGAAAATAAATAAATTATCTATTTTTGACCGTAAAAACTACTTTTATGCTGATTTACCAGCAGGTTATCAAATTTCGCAATTTTATCATCCAATTGCTCAAGGCGGTTGGATAGAAATATTAGATGAAAATGGTAATATTAAGTGCATTCAGATTAATAGGTTGCATATAGAACAAGATACAGGAAAAAGTACCCACGATCAATCGGACACTTATAGCTATATAGATCTTAATCGAAGTGGTATAGCATTAATGGAGATAGTTTCTGAACCTGATATTTCTTCTCCTA from Orientia tsutsugamushi str. Boryong includes:
- the gatA gene encoding Asp-tRNA(Asn)/Glu-tRNA(Gln) amidotransferase subunit GatA, with protein sequence MNNLVKLTISQAVSGLKNKEFTATDLVTAHINQMDKYRYINSYITEIPELALQAAKKSDFLIQNNQARPIEGIPVSIKDLFCTKGILTTAASKMLQNFTPVYDATAYSKIINAGGIMLGKGNMDEFAMGSANINSYFGNVINPWKAESDDVDLTPGGSSGGSSAAVAAFMAMAALGSDTGGSVRQPASYTGTVGIKPSYGRCSRWGMIAFSCSLDQPGVITRTVEDAAIMLEIMMGYDEKDSTSLNAEVPNLRSAVNQPIKGMKIGIPYDLMENRSLSSEIITMWQNTINLLKDHGVEIVSIGLPYINYALPVYYVLSSAEASSNLARYDGVRYGLRVEGKDSNINEIYELSRSEGFGAEVKRRIMMGTYALASTNINSYYIKAQQVRRLIVNDFTNSFNKVDCILIPSAPTAAFPLNSNQDDPVTMYLNDILTIPASLAGLPCISIPAGFSANKLPLGMQVIGSRLDEYNIIKISSAIEKALNLKFIPKGF